In the genome of bacterium, the window TGGCCGGCGTCCGCGCGGACGACCTGGCGGCGATCCCGCTCAAGGCGCTCATGGCCCGTCACCCGAGCGTGGATTGGCTGGAGCTCGAGGACGTGATCCTCGGTTGCGCCAATCAGGCGGGCGAGGACAACCGGAACGTCGCGCGCATGGCGCTGCTGCTGGCGGGCTTGGCGCCGGCCGTGCCCGGCGTCACTGTCAACCGGCTCTGCGGATCGGGACTGGATGCCGTCGGCGTCGCGGCGCGCGGGATCGCCAGCGGGGAGCTGGGGCTGGCCATCGCCGGCGGCGTCGAGAACATGTCGCGGGCGCCCTTCGTGCTGGGCAAGGCCGAGTCCGCCTTCGCGCGCAATGCCGAGCTCTTCGACACGACGATGGGCTGGCGCTTCGTCAATCCCAGGCTGCACGAGCAGTACGGCACCGACACGATGCCCGTCACGGCGGAGAATCTCGCCCGCGAGTTCGGCATCGCCCGTGAGGATCAGGATCGCTTCGCGCTCTGGAGCCAGGCCAAAGCCGCGGCCGCGCAGGCGGACGGCCGCCTCGCGGAGGAGATCGTGCCGGTCTCGATTCCGCAGGCGAAGGCGGCGCCGCTGCTCGTCGAGCGCGATGAGCATCCCCGCGAGACGACCCTCGCCCGGCTGGCCGAGCTGAAGGCGATCTTCGCGAGCCCCGGCACCGTGACGGCCGGGAACGCCTCGGGGATCAACGACGGCGCCGCGGCGCTGCTGTTGGCCTCGCCCGCCGCGGCGGCGCGGCATGGGCTCGAGCCGCTGGCGCGCGTGCTGGGCTGCGCCACGGCCGGCGTGCCGCCGCGCATCATGGGCCTGGGCCCGGTACCGGCGACGCGCAAGCTGCTGGCGCGTCTCGGGCTCAGGCTGGATGAGATGGACATCATCGAGCTGAACGAGGCCTTCGCGGCCCAGGCGCTGACCTGCAGCCGAGAGCTCGGGCTGGCGGACGACGATCCCCGCCTGAATCCCCTGGGGGGCGCCATCGCGCTCGGCCACCCACTGGGCATGAGCGGCGCGCGGCTCGTCACGACGGCGACCCTGCAATTGCGCCGCACGGGCAAGCGCTACGCGCTCTGCGCCATGTGCATCGGGGTTGGCCAGGGGATCGCCATGGTCCTGGAGAGGCTCGACGCATGAGC includes:
- the pcaF gene encoding 3-oxoadipyl-CoA thiolase; the protein is MIDALICDAVRTPIGRYGGALAGVRADDLAAIPLKALMARHPSVDWLELEDVILGCANQAGEDNRNVARMALLLAGLAPAVPGVTVNRLCGSGLDAVGVAARGIASGELGLAIAGGVENMSRAPFVLGKAESAFARNAELFDTTMGWRFVNPRLHEQYGTDTMPVTAENLAREFGIAREDQDRFALWSQAKAAAAQADGRLAEEIVPVSIPQAKAAPLLVERDEHPRETTLARLAELKAIFASPGTVTAGNASGINDGAAALLLASPAAAARHGLEPLARVLGCATAGVPPRIMGLGPVPATRKLLARLGLRLDEMDIIELNEAFAAQALTCSRELGLADDDPRLNPLGGAIALGHPLGMSGARLVTTATLQLRRTGKRYALCAMCIGVGQGIAMVLERLDA